GGACACCTTAGTGAAATTAAGGTGTTTCTTTTTTATTTGGAACATTTTATAACATACATACGTATAGGGAGAAATGAATGAATTCAACATTATCAATGGGAAATATCCCAAGAAGTGTTTCACGTTAATCAAATTTAGGGTATGATTAGAAGGTATGTTGAATTTTAATTAATTAATATGGGGAACGATTTGGGAGGAGAGAACAAGTTGAACAAGAAATATTCAGCGTTACTATTATCACTACTTTTAACGTTAACAGTGATACTATCTGCTTGTAGCAGTAAGCAGGATCCAAAAGAGGCGATGCAAAGCGCTGCAGCGAATGCAGTGAAAATGACGTCTTACCAAATGAAGAGTAAGATTGCTATCGAAAATTTCAAGATCAGCGCTCCAGATTTAGTGGATGAGTCCAGTGCCGGAGCCGCAATGAGCATGCTAAAGAATGCTGAAATAACGATAGATGGGGTCTACCAAAGCGATCCTATGCAGACTGAGCTGACCTTAGGGCTTAATCTAAAAGGTGACATGGCTATGACTTTCACCATTCCAATGGTTATGACTAAAGAAAAAATTTATATTAAGGTTCCAAGTATTCCGATGTTTCCAATACCTGAGAATGTGGTAGGTAAGTATATCGAGATGGATCTTAAGGAATTGGCTGAGCAAGGCGGTTCAGAGTTTAATCTTGATTCCATGGATGCAGAGAAAGCCAAGAAATTATCTAATGAAATTTCAAGCGTACTATTTGCTGAATATGATCAAGCTAAATATTTCAAAGATATTGCAGTTAAAGATGCTAATCTGCCAGAAGGCGTGGACGCTAAACAAGTAGCTCAATTCTATATTACAAATGATAATATTAAAGAAGCTATTACAATCTTTGTGAATAAAGCAATGCCTAATATTCTCGATATTATGAGCAAAGAGGAATACCGTAATATGCTAGGTGTGAAAGCTGAGGATATTCAAAAAGCTAAGGATGAATTGAAGGCCGGTAATCAAGCTGAGCTTAATAAAGGCTTGGAAGAGTTGAAGGATTACTTGAAAATTAACAGTTTCACTGTAAATACGGCGATCAACAAGAAAGACTTCCCTACTTATCAAGGGTTGGATATGAATATTGAAGTTAACGATCCAGATACAAAACAGAATATCTCGTTAGCATTGAAAGCTAGCAATCAATATAGCGAGATCAATGAGAAGCAAACATTTAAAATTGGTATTCCTAGTGGTGCAGATGTGTTGACCATGGAACAATTCCAAAAAGAAATGAATGGAGCGACATACTAATAGTAATTGCTCACAACAAAAAGACTCGCCTAGTCAAATACTAGGTGGGTCTTTTTGTTGTGAATAAAGATCTAGATACTCTTCTTCAAGAATGGCAAAGGTTTCATGATCTTGCCATTGATCATTTATTCGTAAGAAACGTCGCGCGACACCTTCACGTTGAAACCCTGACTTCTCTAATACACGTCGTGAAGGTTGGTTGATCGGAAGAATGACAGCTTGTACTCGATGAAGTCTAAGTGCCTCAAAAGCATACTGGAGAGCTAGTCCTAGTGCGGCTGTCATGTATCCTTTACCCTGATGGATCAGGTCTATCAAATAACCGACATCGGCATACTGGCCAACACCACGTACCACATTCGATATCGTTACTTGTCCAATCAGTTCTGCATCAGATGTGAATATTCCAAACATATAGGCTCGGTCAAGCAGCCTGTCCTCTTCGCGGCTTAGAATGAGTTGTCTTTGCTCATGGAGGGTGTAGAATGCTTCGGCTCGTTTAGGTTCAAAGGGTTCGTAAGCTTTACGAGTATTCAAGCGTATAGCCAATAAGGCTTCAACATCTGACACCTGTAATGGACGGATAAATATATTATGGGCTGTATCATATAGAGTATAAGTCATGTAGGACCTCCATAACGGTTATTGAATTTAGTGTTATCTTCTTCTTAATCCACGGAAAAATTCAGTTAGTAACATGGAGCACTCTTCTTGTAGGATGCCCGTAATTAATTCAGTCCTATGATTAAAGCGGGGTTCTTGCAAAAGATTCATGAGTGTTCCTGCACAACCTGCTTTAGGGTCTGTGGTTCCATAGATGACCTGTGGAATACGTGACTGAACAATAGCACCAGCACACATGGGGCATGGCTCTAGCGTGACATACAATTTGCAGTCAAGCAGTCTCCAGGAATTTAGTTGCTGACTAGCTTCTCGAATGGCGACCAT
The nucleotide sequence above comes from Paenibacillus sp. IHBB 10380. Encoded proteins:
- a CDS encoding GNAT family N-acetyltransferase: MTYTLYDTAHNIFIRPLQVSDVEALLAIRLNTRKAYEPFEPKRAEAFYTLHEQRQLILSREEDRLLDRAYMFGIFTSDAELIGQVTISNVVRGVGQYADVGYLIDLIHQGKGYMTAALGLALQYAFEALRLHRVQAVILPINQPSRRVLEKSGFQREGVARRFLRINDQWQDHETFAILEEEYLDLYSQQKDPPSI
- the tadA gene encoding tRNA adenosine(34) deaminase TadA is translated as MLSKEVLLIVIDQHEYWMREAIAQAKQAEQLGEVPIGAIIVRGDEVIGRGYNLRETTMDATAHAEMVAIREASQQLNSWRLLDCKLYVTLEPCPMCAGAIVQSRIPQVIYGTTDPKAGCAGTLMNLLQEPRFNHRTELITGILQEECSMLLTEFFRGLRRR